CCTGACTTTGACGGCCAGGCGAGTTTTACCGACTACGGTCGGAGCGGGCAAGGGAGGTTAATCGAGTGTGAACGGGCTGTCAGCCACGTCCTCGTGCCGGATTTCGTCCACCGGTTCACGCCGGCCTTCGCCCGCATAGAGGCGATTTGGGCAGTTAATCACCCATCCCGGCACTTGGCCGACGTTTCGATAAGCATGCACCACCCCCGGCGGAATGAGCACGGCCTGCATGTTCGATTGGCCCACCACGACCGTTTGGCGGCGGCCGTACGTCGGCGATTGCTGGCGAGCGTCCCATAAATAGAGCTTGAAATCGCCGGGGCCAAGGAAGGCGAAATAGTCCGACTGGCCGGTGTGCTCGTGCGGACCACGGGCGACGCCCGGCAACGTCTCGCTGACGTAGCCCA
This genomic window from Pirellulales bacterium contains:
- a CDS encoding dTDP-4-dehydrorhamnose 3,5-epimerase family protein encodes the protein MTMFEPGAIEGVVFKPLKRFHDARGWLVELFRHDELAAGDRPQMGYVSETLPGVARGPHEHTGQSDYFAFLGPGDFKLYLWDARQQSPTYGRRQTVVVGQSNMQAVLIPPGVVHAYRNVGQVPGWVINCPNRLYAGEGRREPVDEIRHEDVADSPFTLD